Proteins encoded in a region of the Sander lucioperca isolate FBNREF2018 chromosome 4, SLUC_FBN_1.2, whole genome shotgun sequence genome:
- the LOC116042555 gene encoding syntaxin-10, with translation MSIEDPFFVVKGEVQKALSRARGLFDRWEELLQDGTQVSRDELDWSTNELRNCLRAIDWDLEDLSETISIVESNPGKFRLGDIELQERRDFVERTRKSVQDMKDQLSSPSAMAQAEKKNRAALLTSSGQDRDRSTGLEAHLVSANSRYIQEQQEQQQLIMEEQDEQLELVSGSIRVLKDMSGRIGDELDEQAVMLGDFGDEMDQTSSRMDSVLKKLEKVSHMTSSRRQWCAIGVLVTVMIVVLILFFAL, from the exons ATGTCGATAGAAGACCCATTTTTCGTTGTGAAGGG ggAGGTGCAGAAGGCCCTCTCTCGTGCTCGGGGCCTGTTTGATAGATGGGAGGAACTGTTGCAAGATGGGACACAG GTAAGCCGCGATGAGCTGGACTGGAGTACCAATGAGCTGAGGAACTGTCTGAGGGCCATAGACTGGGACCTGGAGGATCTCAGTGAAACCATCA GTATTGTGGAGTCGAACCCCGGGAAGTTCCGACTGGGCGACATTGAACTTCAGGAGAGGAGAGACTTTGTGGAGCGAACCAGGAAATCTGTCCAG gacatGAAGGATCAGTTGTCCAGCCCTTCTGCCATGGCTCAGGCAGAGAAGAAGAACAGAGCG GCTCTGCTGACTTCATCGGGCCAGGACAGGGACAGGTCAACGGGACTGGAGGCTCATCTGGTATCTGCTAACTCCAGATACATCCAGGAGCAACAGGAACAACAGCAG ctgatCATGGAGGAGCAGGATGAGCAGCTGGAGTTGGTGTCGGGCAGCATCAGAGTCCTCAAAGACATGTCGGGACGCATCGGAGACGAGCTCGATGAGCAAGCTGT TATGTTGGGGGATTTTGGAGACGAGATGGACCAGACATCGTCCCGCATGGACTCGGTCCTCAAGAAGCTGGAGAAGGTGTCTCACATGACCAGCA GTCGGAGGCAGTGGTGTGCTATCGGCGTGCTGGTCACCGTTATGATCGTGGTCCTCATCCTCTTCTTCGCTCTCTGA